GCGCCCGGCACCTTGTCGGTGACGTCGTCGTACGTCTGCGCGCCCGGGATCTCGCCGGGCGTGTAGACGAGCCGCACCACGCCGGTCGGGAACACGTCCGACCGCAGCAGCCGCAGCGGGTACACCTCGTCGCCCTCGTCGAAGAGGCGCTCGCCGCGCCGGGCGGCGACGGGGTGCACGAGCAGGCGCAGCTCGTCGAGCAGGCCGGCGGCGAGCAGCTGGCGCACCACGGAGATGGACCCGGGGACCACGATCTTCTCGATGCCCGGCTCGGCCGACAGCGCCGTCACGGCCTCGACCAGGTCGCCCTGGAGGGCTTCGACGTTCCGCCACCCGAGGTCCTGGTCCCCGCGGGTCGCCACGACCTTGCGGGTGTCGCCCAGCTGGGCCGCGAACGTCGCGTCCTCGCCGCCCGCGGCCTCGCGGTCCGGCCACGCGCCCGCGAAGCTGTCGTACGTCACGCGCCCCAGCAGCAGGGCGTCGGCGTCCTCGTAGTCCTCGTCCACCGCGGCGCCCATGTTCTCGTCGAAGTACGGGAAGTGCCACGCGGGGTCGATCTCGACCACGCCGTCGAGCGAGCTGAACAAGGTGGAGACGATCGTCGCCATCGGAACCTCCAGGGCTCGTGCGGCCGCGCGTCACGGCCTCTCCACGATCAGACCTCCTCCGGGCCGCCAAGTCATCGGGTCGTGGCGATCCGGGCGAGGGGGCGACGGGCGAGGGGCGGCGACGAGCGGTATTGCCGAGCATTGGCAAGCCAGCGCCCGGTGGCAGACATCACGCCGGGGAACGCGCCAGAAGGGTGTCATGATGAATCGCTCGTGTGCGTCAGATGGCGCCGAGCAGCGAGGTGCGAGACCCCGCGATCCCCCACACGGAAGCTTGAGAACAGTGACGCGCGCGCCCAGCAAGGAACCGCTCTGGACACGAGACCTCGTGCTCGCCTCGTTGGCGAATTTCTTCCTCGCCTTCGTCTTCTACCTGCTCATGACGACGATGGCCCTGTACGCCGTCGAGAGCTTCGGGGCCTCTGACACTGTCGGCGGGCTGGCGTCGAGCATGTTCGTGCTCGGCTCCGTCGTGGCGCGGCTGTTCGCGGGCAACCTCTCCGACCTGCTCGGCCGCCGCCGCGTCCTACTCATAGCCCTCGTCGGGTTCGTCCTCGCGTCGGTGAGCTACCTGCCCGTCGACTCGATGACGGACTCGCTCGCACTGCTCCTGGTGGTCCGCGCGGTCCACGGGCTGTCGTTCGGCGTCGCGAGCACCGCCGCCATGGCGATCGCCCAGTCCCTCATCCCGGCGTCGCGCCGAGCCGAGGGCACCGGGTACTTCACGCTCAGCACCACGCTGGCCACCGCGATCGGGCCGGCGCTGGCCGTGATGCTCGTGCACACGTCCGGCTACACCGCGCTGTTCGTCGCGGGCGCCATCGCCTCCGCGCTCGGGATGGCCACCGCGCTGCTGCTCCGCGCGCCGGACAAGCCGCTCGACCCGGAGCACCGCGCCCGGCTGCGCAAGTTCCACCCGCGCGACATGCTGCACCCCGCGGTCGTCCCCGTCGCCACGACGATGCTCGTGCTGGGGATCTGCTACTCGGGCGTGCTGACCTTCCTCGACTCGTTCGCGGCCGAACGGGACCTGCAGACCGGCGCGAGCCTCTTCTTCGTCGCCTACTCCGTGGTGCTGTTCCTGGCGCGGCTGGTCGCCGGGAAGATCCAGGACCGACGCGGCGACAACATCGTCATCTACACCGCGATGGCCGCCTTCGCCGTGGGCATGCTCCTGCTCGGCAGCGCCACGTCGAACCTCCTGGTCGTGCTCGCGGGCGCGTTCATCGGTCTGGGCTGGGGCACGCTCATGTCGGCCCTCCAGTCCGTCGCCGCGGGGCTCGTCCCGATGCGGCGCATCGGTGTGGCGATCTCGACGCACTTCTTCATGCTGGACCTCGGGGTGGGCCTCGGCCCGATCGGCCTGGGCCTGCTGCTCAACACGTTCGGCTACGACCAGATGTACATGGCGCTCGCAGGGATCGTGGTCCTGTCCGCGCTGCTGTACCACCTGGTGCATGGCCGGGTGGACACCGCCCGGCGGCGCGCGGCCCTGGCGGGCGAGGCGCTCGTCCCGGCGGAAAGCACGCAGTTCGTCTGATCAGGGATGAGGGGCGCGGACCACGGCTGGCCTCGTCCGCGCCCCACTGCGTCGCCCGGCGCGCGGCGCGGTGGCTCCTGCTGCACGGCCCCGGGCTCCGGATGCGCGCCTCGGCAACCGGCGTACGGTCGGGAGCGCGGGGCTGTGCGCGGCCCCGGCAGAGGTCAGGTGGACAACGACGTTCAACCTAGGGGGCAGCGACGATGCGACTCTTCGACTCACGACACACCGTGCTGGGCGCCGCGGGAACCGTGGCGCTCGTGCTCGGGGCACTGGCGGGCGGCGCGCAGGCGGACCGCGGAGGCGGCCACGACCGAGGCGACCGAGGCGACCGAGGGCACGGCAACCAGACCGCGAAGAACGTGATCCTCGTGGTCGGCGACGGCCTGAGCATCGCGGCGCGGGACGCGATACGCCTCGCCACCGTGGGCCAGGACGGGCAGCTCGCGATGGACCAGCTCCGCTACGCGGGCTGGACGCACACCGACTCGGCGGACCCGGACGACGCCGTCACGGACTCGGCCGCGTCGGCCACCGCGTTCTCGACCGGCGTGCGGACGTACAACGGCGCGATCGGGGTCGACCTGGACGGCAACCCTGTCACGACCCTGCTCGAGGACGCGAAGGCGCTCGGCAAGGCGACCGGGCTCGTCACGACCGCGCAGGTCACCGACGCCACGCCGGGCTCGTTCGGCGCGCACGTGCCCGATCGCGGCGACCAGAGCGAGATCGCCCGGCAGTACATCGACGACACCCGGCCCGACGTCATCCTCGGCGGCGGCGAGGACTGGTGGCTGCCCGTCGGCGAGGTGGGCGCCTACCCGGACAACCCCGACGACAGCCCGGCGGAAGTCAGCAAGAGCACCATCGGGAACCTCATCACGCGCGCCCAGGAGACCGGGTACACGTACGTGAGCACCCCCGAGGAGCTCGCCGCGACCACGGCGAAGCGGCTGCTGGGACTCTTCGCCAACGAGGAGATGTTCCAGCAGGCGCCCGAGGGCGAGGGCGACGAGTACGACCCCGTGGTCCCGCTGCGCGACATGACGCAGAAGGCGCTCGACGTGCTGTCCCGCGACCGGCAGGGGTTCTTCCTGCTCGTCGAGGAGGAGGGCGTCGACGAGATGGCGCACAACAACAACGGCGGGCTGACGCTCAAGGCCGGCCAGGCCCTCGACGACACGGTCGCGCTCATCGCCGACTTCGCCGCGAGGAACCGCGACACCCTGGTGGTGGTGGTCGGCGACCACGAGACCGGCGGGCTGGCCATCGAGAACGTCGACCCGGACGACGAGTCCACCGACACCGGCAGCACCAGCCCCGACGTGCTGCAGAGCAGCGAGGACGGGCCGTTCCCCATCGCGGGCTCCGACCTCGAGTTCATCATCGACTGGACGACGGGCTCGCACTCGGGCGCCGCGACCCCCCTCACCGCGCACGGCCCGTCGGCCGAGCTGCTGGCCCGGGCGCAGCACTCGACCAACGTGCACGACGTGATCCTGAGGGCCATGCGCGGCGGGCGATAGTCGCTCCGGGGGCCGCGCGGCGGGTCAGCCGCGCGGCCTCACCGGCTGGCGCAGCACCGTCCGGAGCCTCGCGGGCTCGGTCTTGCGCGCGTCGGACAGGTAGATCTCGTGGTGGCGGCCGTTGAAGTCGAGCCCGTGCGCGGGCATGTGCTCGCGGTGCAGCCGCTCGAGGGTCGGCGCCTCGTCGTCGTAGGAGCCGACGTGCAGGATCTGCACGCTGCGCCCCTCGTCGTACCGCTCGAACCGCACCAGCGCGAGCGCTGGCAGCCCTCTCTTCTTCTTCTGGGCTGCCGTCAACGCCTCGTCCACCATCTCCGCGGTGATCCACTCGGGCTGGTGGATCATCAACGTCCAGTCCCATGCCCCCTTGTCGCGGGCGCGGAATGCGGCGGGGTCGTCGGCTGACCACAGGCCCTCCAGCGGGCCGACGGTGTGCGCCGTCTCAAGCCGCTCCTTGGCGACAGCGCGCACCGCGTACGACGCGGTGTACAGCGCCTCGATCGCCTCCCGGTAGGACTCGGCGGTATTCGGGTCGCCGTGCCCGTCGATCTTGAGGAAGGCCATCTCGGGGACGTCGACCAGCTGGAAGTCGCCGGGCTTCGGCGCGTACAGCTCGGGGAGCGCCTTCTTCACGTCGTAGGCCTGCACGATCACCTCCACCCTGTGCGGTCGGACTCCCCCGCGCGGCGGCGGGGCCGACTGGATACGGTGTCGCTCTGAGCTCGTGACGCCGAGGAGATCGCGATGCCGCAACGCCCTGACGGTACCGACGGCGCGCAGCCCCTGCCCACGTTCCGCACCGGGCGTGTGCGCCGGGCCCTCGACTCGATGGTGGGGTCCCTCGTCCGCCGGGGCCTCTTCCCCCGCTCCTACATGCTGACCACCATCGGGCGGCGCAGCGGGCGGCCGATCACCCACCCGGTCACCCCGGTGGAGCACGACGGCCGCCGGTGGCTCGTCTCCCCGTACGGCCAGGTGTCGTGGGTGCACAACGCCCGCGCGGCGGGCCGTGTCTCGTTGCAGCGCGGCGGCCGCACCGAGGAGTGCACGGTGCGCGAGCTCGGCCCCCGGGAGGCCGCGCCCGTCCTCAAGCAGTACCTCGCGATCACCGGCCCGCCCCGCCGGTACTTCCGGGCCGACAGGAAGGCGCCGGTCGCCGAGTTCGCCGCCGAGGCGCACGAGCACCCGGTGTTCGAGATCGTGCCGGTGGGTTAGCCCGAGCATGTCCCGGGGGGGCCGCCCGGGCGAACGGTGGTGCGCGCACCACTGACTTCGTCCAGCGCACCGCGAAGGATCGAGACCGAGGAGCGGCCACGCTCACAGGACCTCGACCGAACGGATCACGCTCATGGCGCAGCCAACAAGCCCTGCGATCACGACAGCGACCTCCAGCTCCGGGAGACGGCGCGGGCTCACCGCCCCGACGCAACGCATCGCGATATGGAGCGCGACGCACCGCGCCAAGGCCATCCTGTTGTGGCTCGCCGCGATCGCGGTGGCCCTCGCGCTCGGGGCCGTGCAGTCGCCTCGTGAGGCGACCCCGCTTGAGCTCGGCGTCGGGGAGTCCGGCGAGGCGGCGCGCATCGCCGCCGACGCCGGCCACCTCGAGCCCGCCATCGAGAACGTGCTCGTGAGCACCCAGGACGCCGAGATGGCCGAGGCGGAGACGGCGTCCGCCGAGGCCGCCGACGCGCTGCGGGCTCTGGACGAGGTCGACGACGTCCGCGGGCCGGTCCCCTCCGACGACGGCTCCGCGCTCCTCCTCCAGGTCGTCCTCGCCGGCGATGCCGATACTGCGAGCGAGCGCGTCGCCTCTCTGCAAGAGGTCGTCGCCGACGTGCAGGCAGCGCACCCGGGCCTGCGGGTCGAGCAGGTCGGCCCCGGCTCGATCGGCGCGGAGTTCCAGGAGTGGCTCGAAGCCGACCTGGCGAAGGCGACGTCGCTCAGCCTCCCGGTGACGCTCGGCATCCTGCTTGTCGTCTTCGGGGCGATCGTGATGGCTGGCATCCCGGTGGTGCTGGCGATCTCGTCGGTGGGCGCGGGCCTCGGCCTGTGGAGCCTGGTGTCCCAGGTCGTGCCCGACCCCGGCATGGTGGTGCACCTGCTGGTGCTGGTCGGCATGGCCGTCGGGGTCGACTACTCGCTGTTCTACCTGCGCCGCTTCCGCGAGGAGCGGCACGCCGGGCTGGGAGAGGTCGACGCGATCCGGGTCGCCGCCGCCACCGCGGGCCATTCCGTGGTCGTGTCCGGCGTCGCCGTGATCCTGTCGATGGCCGGGCTGTACTTCGCGGGCGACGCGGTGTTCACCGCGATGGCGACCGGCTCGATCATCGTGATCGCGATCGCGCTCGTCTCGTCCGTGACGGTCCTGCCGGCGCTCCTCGCGACCTTCGGCCGGTGGGTCGACCGGCCGCGCGTGCCGGTCCTGTGGCGGCTGAGCAACGGAGGCCAGCCCCGTGTCGTGCCGGCCCTGGTGCGCCCGGTGCTCGCCCACCCCGTCGTCGCGCTCGTCGCGTCCCTCGCGGTGCTCGGCGCCATGGCGTACCCGCTGATGGGCCTCTCCCTGAAGAACACCCAGCTCCAGGACCTGCCGCGCGCTCTCGACAGCATGCAGGCCTACGACCGGCTCCTCGAGGCGTTCCCCGACTCCTCGGCGTCGGACGTCGTCGTCGTCCGGGCGCCCGCGGGCGGGCAGGCCGTGCTCGCCGAGGAGGTCGAGGCGCTCGTCGCGCGGACGGAGGCCCAGCCCGACCTCTTCGGGGCGGCGGACG
The sequence above is a segment of the Cellulomonas chengniuliangii genome. Coding sequences within it:
- a CDS encoding dihydrofolate reductase family protein, which translates into the protein MATIVSTLFSSLDGVVEIDPAWHFPYFDENMGAAVDEDYEDADALLLGRVTYDSFAGAWPDREAAGGEDATFAAQLGDTRKVVATRGDQDLGWRNVEALQGDLVEAVTALSAEPGIEKIVVPGSISVVRQLLAAGLLDELRLLVHPVAARRGERLFDEGDEVYPLRLLRSDVFPTGVVRLVYTPGEIPGAQTYDDVTDKVPGAEGA
- a CDS encoding MFS transporter, producing MLASLANFFLAFVFYLLMTTMALYAVESFGASDTVGGLASSMFVLGSVVARLFAGNLSDLLGRRRVLLIALVGFVLASVSYLPVDSMTDSLALLLVVRAVHGLSFGVASTAAMAIAQSLIPASRRAEGTGYFTLSTTLATAIGPALAVMLVHTSGYTALFVAGAIASALGMATALLLRAPDKPLDPEHRARLRKFHPRDMLHPAVVPVATTMLVLGICYSGVLTFLDSFAAERDLQTGASLFFVAYSVVLFLARLVAGKIQDRRGDNIVIYTAMAAFAVGMLLLGSATSNLLVVLAGAFIGLGWGTLMSALQSVAAGLVPMRRIGVAISTHFFMLDLGVGLGPIGLGLLLNTFGYDQMYMALAGIVVLSALLYHLVHGRVDTARRRAALAGEALVPAESTQFV
- a CDS encoding alkaline phosphatase codes for the protein MRLFDSRHTVLGAAGTVALVLGALAGGAQADRGGGHDRGDRGDRGHGNQTAKNVILVVGDGLSIAARDAIRLATVGQDGQLAMDQLRYAGWTHTDSADPDDAVTDSAASATAFSTGVRTYNGAIGVDLDGNPVTTLLEDAKALGKATGLVTTAQVTDATPGSFGAHVPDRGDQSEIARQYIDDTRPDVILGGGEDWWLPVGEVGAYPDNPDDSPAEVSKSTIGNLITRAQETGYTYVSTPEELAATTAKRLLGLFANEEMFQQAPEGEGDEYDPVVPLRDMTQKALDVLSRDRQGFFLLVEEEGVDEMAHNNNGGLTLKAGQALDDTVALIADFAARNRDTLVVVVGDHETGGLAIENVDPDDESTDTGSTSPDVLQSSEDGPFPIAGSDLEFIIDWTTGSHSGAATPLTAHGPSAELLARAQHSTNVHDVILRAMRGGR
- a CDS encoding GyrI-like domain-containing protein — encoded protein: MQAYDVKKALPELYAPKPGDFQLVDVPEMAFLKIDGHGDPNTAESYREAIEALYTASYAVRAVAKERLETAHTVGPLEGLWSADDPAAFRARDKGAWDWTLMIHQPEWITAEMVDEALTAAQKKKRGLPALALVRFERYDEGRSVQILHVGSYDDEAPTLERLHREHMPAHGLDFNGRHHEIYLSDARKTEPARLRTVLRQPVRPRG
- a CDS encoding nitroreductase family deazaflavin-dependent oxidoreductase: MPQRPDGTDGAQPLPTFRTGRVRRALDSMVGSLVRRGLFPRSYMLTTIGRRSGRPITHPVTPVEHDGRRWLVSPYGQVSWVHNARAAGRVSLQRGGRTEECTVRELGPREAAPVLKQYLAITGPPRRYFRADRKAPVAEFAAEAHEHPVFEIVPVG
- a CDS encoding MMPL family transporter, translating into MAQPTSPAITTATSSSGRRRGLTAPTQRIAIWSATHRAKAILLWLAAIAVALALGAVQSPREATPLELGVGESGEAARIAADAGHLEPAIENVLVSTQDAEMAEAETASAEAADALRALDEVDDVRGPVPSDDGSALLLQVVLAGDADTASERVASLQEVVADVQAAHPGLRVEQVGPGSIGAEFQEWLEADLAKATSLSLPVTLGILLVVFGAIVMAGIPVVLAISSVGAGLGLWSLVSQVVPDPGMVVHLLVLVGMAVGVDYSLFYLRRFREERHAGLGEVDAIRVAAATAGHSVVVSGVAVILSMAGLYFAGDAVFTAMATGSIIVIAIALVSSVTVLPALLATFGRWVDRPRVPVLWRLSNGGQPRVVPALVRPVLAHPVVALVASLAVLGAMAYPLMGLSLKNTQLQDLPRALDSMQAYDRLLEAFPDSSASDVVVVRAPAGGQAVLAEEVEALVARTEAQPDLFGAADEPWFSADGRTAVVQVHVPHALASDEARDSVEELREVIVPETVGSIAGAEAAVGGEVASDLDYTANLARTLPVVMAAVLLLVFAMMLWAYRSVALAIITVVLNVLSLAASFGLLTLVFQGSWAEGFLGFTSTGHVVSWVPMLLFVVLCGLSLDYHVFVVSRIRENALRGLSAEQAIHDGVIRTAGVVTSAAVVMIAVFSIFGALSFIELKQIGVGLAVGIALDATIIRVISLPAMLLLSKRLLWWRSTPTGEGLASGGTAGPEHVLAGRR